Proteins encoded in a region of the Frondihabitans sp. 762G35 genome:
- a CDS encoding gamma-aminobutyraldehyde dehydrogenase produces the protein MTTSPLRNFIDGEYVEAHGPSTFDLVDPATEEVYGVSPVSDASVVDRAFDAAERAFETWGETTPAERQLALFRIADAMEARAEEFADLESQDTGKPRHSLVEDEILLSVDQIRFFAGEARHLSGMSAGEYMPDHTSFVRREPIGVIGQVTPWNYPLNMAVWKFAPALAAGNTTVLKPSDTTPLSTLLLAEVAAEFLPKGVLNVITGDRTTGAAMIAHPTPQMVSITGSVRAGMAVARSAADDLKRVHLELGGKAPVIVFDDVDVERAVEGIVAAGFFNAGQDCTAATRLLVQSGIHDEFVAALAARVRSSARTGAPRDEGVLFGPVNNANQLAQVQGFLERLPDSATIEVGGSRQGDVGYFHEATVVSGLAQDDEAVQNEIFGPVITVQRFSDEGEALRLANSVRYGLASSVWTTDHARALRFAKRLDFGCVWINTHIPIVAEMPHGGFKHSGYGKDLSSYGFEDYTRIKHVMSFIG, from the coding sequence CGACGCGTCCGTCGTCGACCGGGCCTTCGACGCGGCCGAGCGGGCCTTCGAGACGTGGGGCGAGACGACGCCGGCGGAGCGGCAGCTCGCGCTGTTCCGGATCGCCGACGCGATGGAGGCCAGAGCAGAGGAGTTCGCCGACCTCGAGTCGCAGGACACCGGCAAACCGCGGCACTCGCTCGTGGAGGACGAGATCCTGCTGTCCGTCGACCAGATCCGCTTCTTCGCGGGCGAGGCCAGGCACCTCTCCGGCATGTCGGCCGGCGAGTACATGCCGGACCACACCTCGTTCGTGCGGCGCGAGCCCATCGGCGTCATCGGGCAGGTGACGCCCTGGAACTACCCGCTCAACATGGCCGTCTGGAAGTTCGCGCCCGCGCTCGCCGCCGGCAACACCACGGTGCTGAAGCCCAGCGACACCACGCCGCTCTCGACCCTCCTGCTCGCCGAGGTCGCCGCGGAGTTCCTGCCGAAGGGCGTGCTGAACGTGATCACCGGCGACCGGACGACCGGCGCCGCGATGATCGCCCACCCGACCCCGCAGATGGTCTCGATCACGGGCTCCGTCCGCGCCGGGATGGCCGTCGCCCGCTCGGCCGCCGACGACCTCAAGCGCGTCCACCTCGAGCTGGGCGGCAAGGCGCCCGTCATCGTCTTCGACGACGTCGACGTCGAGAGGGCGGTCGAGGGGATCGTCGCCGCGGGGTTCTTCAACGCCGGTCAGGACTGCACGGCGGCCACGCGGCTCCTGGTCCAGAGCGGGATCCACGACGAGTTCGTGGCGGCCCTCGCTGCCCGCGTGCGGAGCAGCGCCCGCACCGGGGCGCCCCGCGACGAGGGCGTCCTCTTCGGACCGGTCAACAACGCGAACCAGCTCGCGCAGGTGCAGGGGTTCCTCGAGCGGCTGCCCGACTCGGCGACGATCGAGGTGGGCGGGAGCCGGCAGGGCGACGTCGGCTACTTCCACGAGGCCACGGTGGTCTCGGGTCTCGCCCAGGACGACGAGGCCGTGCAGAACGAGATCTTCGGCCCGGTCATCACCGTGCAGCGTTTCTCCGACGAGGGCGAGGCCCTCCGCCTCGCGAACAGCGTCCGCTACGGGCTCGCCTCGAGCGTCTGGACGACCGACCACGCCCGCGCCCTGCGGTTCGCGAAGCGCCTCGACTTCGGCTGCGTCTGGATCAACACGCACATCCCGATCGTCGCCGAGATGCCGCACGGCGGGTTCAAGCACTCGGGCTACGGGAAGGACCTCTCGTCGTACGGCTTCGAGGACTACACCCGCATCAAGCACGTGATGTCGTTCATCGGCTGA